In Modestobacter versicolor, a single genomic region encodes these proteins:
- a CDS encoding DUF2470 domain-containing protein: MTRSTRPAAPGPSADAVRPTVAERARTVAARPAAAVCAAGIDGSRVLGHATTDDGQVLLVVPTDGEVCTAVRHSADGDLAALLMVTDHAPVQLREPVRAQVWLSGWLTPVPPADERAAALAFADVAPVSALLDVGRGTTLLRLDLAEVVLGECGTVTEVAPEDYLAAAPDPLAAVEAHALQHLDEAHPEDLALLRSRVPGRWLAKGDVVRPLGLDRCGFRLRIEQRSGHRDVRVPFAQPVSTADELGRAVHQLMCATRRGCPER; this comes from the coding sequence ATGACACGATCGACCCGACCCGCCGCCCCCGGGCCGTCCGCGGACGCCGTGCGGCCCACGGTCGCCGAGCGGGCCCGCACCGTCGCCGCCCGGCCGGCCGCCGCGGTCTGCGCCGCCGGCATCGACGGCAGCCGGGTGCTCGGGCACGCCACCACCGACGACGGGCAGGTGCTGCTGGTCGTCCCCACCGACGGCGAGGTGTGCACCGCCGTCCGGCACTCCGCCGACGGCGACCTGGCCGCGCTGCTGATGGTCACCGACCACGCACCGGTGCAGCTGCGCGAGCCGGTGCGGGCCCAGGTGTGGCTCTCCGGCTGGCTCACCCCGGTGCCCCCGGCGGACGAGCGGGCGGCCGCGCTGGCCTTCGCCGACGTCGCCCCGGTGAGCGCGCTGCTCGACGTCGGCCGCGGGACGACGCTGCTGCGGCTGGACCTGGCCGAGGTCGTGCTGGGGGAGTGCGGCACGGTCACCGAGGTTGCGCCGGAGGACTACCTGGCCGCGGCGCCCGACCCGCTGGCCGCGGTGGAGGCGCACGCCCTGCAGCACCTGGACGAGGCGCACCCGGAGGACCTGGCGCTGCTGCGCTCCCGGGTGCCGGGGCGGTGGCTGGCGAAGGGCGACGTGGTGCGGCCGCTGGGGCTGGACCGGTGCGGCTTCCGGCTGCGGATCGAGCAGCGGTCGGGTCACCGCGACGTGCGGGTGCCGTTCGCCCAGCCGGTCAGCACCGCCGACGAGCTCGGCCGGGCGGTGCACCAGCTGATGTGCGCCACGAGACGCGGCTGCCCGGAGCGCTGA